A single region of the Vicia villosa cultivar HV-30 ecotype Madison, WI linkage group LG4, Vvil1.0, whole genome shotgun sequence genome encodes:
- the LOC131596474 gene encoding uncharacterized protein LOC131596474, translating into MLKPFVCGTFNPIDDDELCTISSPRRYKRKDSKNNPYSTRGLDKFSALLSELNDKRQKIYSQMNPHDISYVRFVHSSKDDFVPIIVKVKNKSQEIKAVKARNLENSSSDHQSSSVVTMEKRNQPKRRISMNVKKIEMDKAMVYLAFVVIMVLLMLTVFGRTVTTVFTCVLWYANPTMKDGSLSSRSSMKKKDFVRGLSEKNMVSEGMKKKDYGRWFSERKMEISEGVNEKKKDYVRRWSEKNMVSGTNDGLVSPISGGDSDEAKSKNKKIHGKRSHKKS; encoded by the coding sequence ATGTTGAAGCCTTTTGTTTGTGGAACATTCAATCCAATAGATGATGATGAACTATGTACAATTTCAAGCCCAAGAAGATACAAAAGAAAAGATAGCAAAAACAACCCTTATTCTACACGTGGCTTAGATAAATTTTCAGCACTTTTATCTGAATTAAACGATAAAAGGCAGAAAATTTATTCACAAATGAACCCTCATGATATATCTTACGTTCGTTTTGTTCACTCAAGTAAAGACGATTTTGTCCCTATTATAGTTAAGGTGAAAAACAAGAGTCAAGAGATAAAAGCAGTTAAAGCAAGAAACTTGGAGAATTCTTCAAGTGATCATCAATCATCAAGTGTTGTTACTATGGAAAAAAGAAACCAACCCAAGAGGAGAATCTCCATGAATGTGAAGAAAATTGAAATGGATAAAGCTATGGTGTATTTGGCATTTGTTGTGATTATGGTTTTGCTTATGTTGACTGTTTTTGGAAGAACGGTTACAACAGTTTTCACTTGTGTTTTGTGGTATGCTAATCCAACTATGAAAGATGGTTCTTTGAGTTCAAGAAGTTCTATGAAGAAGAAAGATTTTGTTAGAGGTTTGAGTGAGAAGAACATGGTTAGTGAAGGGATGAAGAAAAAAGATTATGGTAGATGGTTTAGTGAAAGGAAAATGGAGATTAGTGAAGGGGTTAatgagaagaagaaagattatgttagaagatggaGTGAGAAGAATATGGTTAGTGGTACTAATGATGGATTAGTTTCTCCAATAAGTGGTGGTGATTCTGATGAAGCTAAGTCCAAGAACAAGAAGATTCATGGAAAACGTTCACACAAGAAAAGTTAG